A single window of Streptomyces griseoviridis DNA harbors:
- the ruvB gene encoding Holliday junction branch migration DNA helicase RuvB encodes MNWDDPTDPDAAERLVGASADREDQAVEAALRPKDLDEFIGQEKVREQLDLVLRAARARGATADHVLLSGAPGLGKTTLSMIIAAEMGAPIRITSGPAIQHAGDLAAILSSLQEGEVLFLDEIHRMSRPAEEMLYMAMEDFRVDVIVGKGPGATAIPLELPPFTLVGATTRAGLLPPPLRDRFGFTAHMEFYEPAELRRVIHRSAALLDVEIDPEGAAEISGRSRGTPRIANRLLRRVRDYAQVKADGVITREIAAAALAVYEVDDRGLDRLDRAVLEALLKLFGGGPVGLSTLAVAVGEERETVEEVAEPFLVREGLLARTPRGRVGTPAAWAHLGLTPPQQQTAGGGARTGQGDLFGT; translated from the coding sequence ATGAACTGGGACGATCCGACCGACCCCGACGCCGCCGAGCGGCTCGTCGGCGCGTCCGCCGACCGTGAGGACCAGGCCGTCGAGGCCGCCCTGCGCCCCAAGGACCTGGACGAGTTCATCGGCCAGGAGAAGGTCCGCGAACAGCTCGACCTGGTGCTGCGCGCCGCCCGCGCGCGGGGCGCGACCGCCGACCACGTACTGCTCTCCGGCGCCCCCGGCCTCGGCAAGACCACCCTCTCCATGATCATCGCCGCCGAGATGGGCGCCCCCATCCGCATCACCAGCGGCCCCGCCATCCAGCACGCCGGCGACCTCGCCGCGATCCTCTCCTCCCTCCAGGAGGGCGAGGTCCTCTTCCTCGACGAGATCCACCGCATGTCCCGGCCCGCCGAGGAGATGCTGTACATGGCGATGGAGGACTTCCGCGTCGACGTCATCGTCGGCAAGGGGCCCGGCGCCACCGCCATCCCGCTCGAACTGCCGCCGTTCACCCTGGTCGGCGCCACCACCAGGGCCGGACTGCTGCCGCCGCCGCTGCGCGACCGGTTCGGCTTCACCGCGCACATGGAGTTCTACGAACCGGCCGAACTGCGCCGCGTCATCCACCGTTCGGCCGCCCTCCTCGACGTGGAGATCGACCCCGAAGGCGCCGCCGAGATCTCGGGACGCTCCCGCGGCACCCCCCGCATCGCCAACCGCCTGCTGCGCCGCGTCCGCGACTACGCGCAGGTCAAGGCGGACGGCGTGATCACCCGCGAGATCGCCGCCGCGGCCCTCGCCGTGTACGAGGTCGACGACCGCGGCCTCGACCGCCTCGACCGCGCCGTCCTGGAAGCGCTGCTGAAACTGTTCGGCGGCGGCCCGGTCGGCCTCTCCACGCTGGCCGTCGCGGTGGGGGAGGAGCGGGAGACCGTCGAAGAGGTGGCCGAGCCCTTCCTGGTCAGGGAGGGCCTGCTGGCCCGCACCCCGCGCGGCCGGGTCGGCACCCCCGCCGCCTGGGCCCACCTCGGCCTGACCCCGCCGCAGCAGCAGACGGCGGGCGGCGGCGCCCGAACCGGACAAGGGGACCTGTTCGGGACGTGA